In the genome of Chryseobacterium sp. 52, the window CGAAGCGAGATTAAATTCGCAAATCGATACATGGCAGTCAGAACTTCAAAATCTGCAGTCCGAGTACGAAAGAAAAAAATCTGCATTTGAAAGTGAAAAAGTATTGTTAATAGGAGATCAGCTGAAGCTTCGTGAAAAAGAAGTGATGGATCTTGATAAAAACATTAAAACGACGACCAGCTTACGTTTCGGAGTCAATGGAGAGATTACAAAACTGAGAACAAATCTTGTTGTCCCTTTCCAGGATCAGATCTGGGGAGCCGTTAAAACAGTATTCGAAAAGAATGGCTTAGGCATAGTTATTGATAAAAGCAACACTAATGTTATTATTCATCAGCCAAGATATGATTATACAGAAAAGGTATTAGATGTATTATTAAAAGGATCAAAAGCAGCTGATAAGAAAGAAAAGAACAGTAGTAAAAGTAAAAAGTAACTTTTAAATTAACTTTTACCTAAAATTAAAATCTAAAAACAAATTAAATTATTTATTTTACCAGTTATGAAAAAATTAAGTGTATTATTTGCCGCGGTAATAATGGTTGTATCAGTAAGCATGGCAAAAGCTCAGAAACTCGCTACTGTAGATGTAATGGGGGTTCTTAATGCAATGCCGGAAAAGAAAAAAGCAGATGCTGAAATAAAAACTTTCTTAGATACAAAACAAGCGGAAATCAAGAAAAAAGCTGATGCAGGTCAAGCTAAGTTAAAGCTGTACAGTGAGGAAGCTCCTAAGAAAACTGCTGACGAAAACAAAGCTAGAGAAGGAGAATTACAGAAAATTCAGGAAGAAATTGCTCAGATGCAGGAAAAAGCTCAGAAAGATCTTCAGGGTAAGCAGGATGTAGCTTTCGGACCTATCGAGAAAAAACTGAATGATGCTATCGAAAAAGTAGCTAAAGCGAACGGATACGAATTCATTATGGATGCAAACTCTGCAGCTTTTGTATACAAAGGTGGAGCAGATGCTACAGCAGCTGTAAAGAAAGAATTAGGTGTTAACTAAGAAATTAACAAAGTTTTATAAATTAACCGTCTCTTTTAGAGGCGGTTTTTTTATTTTTGCGCTATGGAAAAAGAAGTATCAACGACCGTAAAAGTAAGGTTCAGCGATTGTGATCCGATAGGACATTTAAATAATGTAAAATATCTGGACTATATGTTCAATGCAAGAGAGGATCATGTAGAAACATTTTACGGATTCACATACGAAGAATATACTAAAAAGACCGGATGTACATGGATTGCCATTCAAAATGAGATCGCTTATTTAAAAGAAGTAAGATACAATATCCAGGTTGTGATCAGCAGCAAAACTATAGAAATAAACGAGAGAACGGCCAAAGTAGAAATACTAATGAAAAGTCTGGATGAAAAAACAGTCCATGCTGTACTATGGGTTACCGTCATCTACTTTAATCTCAAAACCAGAAAATCCGAAATTCATCCCGAAGACATAAAAGAAACCTTCCATAAATTCTACGTAGATCTTGAGCAGAAAGATTTCCAGCCAAGAGTGAAATTTTTAAGATCTCAGAACGCGAAAAATTCTTAATCAGTGGTAAAGGAAAATATGCCCTTGTTATAAAGCAGATATTTTCTTTTAATAGTAAATTTGATAAGTAAAATAATAAAATTACAGATGACAAAAATAGCAGTAATAGGAAGTAATGGGCAGTTAGGAAACTGTATCAGAAAAATAGCACCTGATTTTGAAAATACCTATGAATTTATATTCACCGATTCCCAGACCTTAGATATTACAAACGAAGATCAGGTCAACGATTTTTTTTACGATAACAAGCCCGATTATTGCATCAATGCTTCAGCATATACTGCCGTTGATCTTGCAGAAAAAGAAAGCGATAAAGCATTTGCTGTAAATGCTGACGGAGTTGGGTACCTTGCCCAGGCCTGTGCAGATCAGAAATGCATTCTTATCCACGTTTCCACCGACTATGTATTTGATGGAGATACAAACCTTTCATACTCAGAAGATGATTTTACCAATCCTACCGGAGTATACGGGGAGTCAAAAAGGAAAGGAGAAGAACTCGCTCTGGAGATCAATCCAAAGACCATTATTCTGAGAACCTCATGGCTCTATTCAGAATTTAATAAAAACTTTGTTAAAACAATGCTGAACCTCTTTTCTCAAAAAGCTGAGCTCGGAATTGTTGCTGATCAGTTTGGGCAGCCTACCAATGCCAACGATCTTGCAGAAGCAATATTGGATATTATCGGAAACCCAAACAAAACCTTTGGTATTTTTCATTTCTCAAACTATCCGGAAACAACATGGTTTGAATTTGCAAAAAAAATAGCCGAATTTTCAAACTCTTCAGTACAGTTAAACCCTCTGACCACAGAACAATATCCTACACCTGCAAAAAGACCTGCCAGAAGTACCATGGCTTTAGATAAAATAGAAGAGGTGTATAAAATAGAGCTCAGGCATTGGGAAAATAGCCTCGAAGAATCTGTCAGAATACTAATACAACAATAATATGATGAAGAATCTGGCAGTTGCCTTTTCCATATTCTGTATCCAGCTGTCTGCTGCGCAGAATGTATACCTTTCAAAAGTTGAAAAAACAAATGACAATAAAGACAGGTTTCTCTATAAAAAAGCTGAAACTGTAACCGGTGCCGAATATTTAGGGGAAATTGAAGTCCAGGGATTTTCAAGAGATGATGCAGCTGTTTTCTCCTTAATATATAAGAAGGCAAAAGAAATTGGAGCCAATACATTTTCATTTAAACCTTTTGAAAATATAGATGGTACCTCTCAGCCTCTCAATCCGGCAAATTATAGGATGGCTTTATACTATACCCCCAAAGAAAAACTGGCGGTTCAAAAGGGGATGCTTTATGTTTTTGCTTCCTCAGATAAAGATCAGAAGATTAGTATCAATAAAAAAGACTACATACTGACGCCAAGATCTTACCTTACTCTGGATATCGTTCCCGGAGAAGTGTACACCATATCAACAAAGAAACTTTTAGGATCTACTATTAAAGTTCAGCCTAAGAACAATGATGAGAATCTGTATTTTCAGGTTTCCTCATTAAAAGTAAAATCAGATACCTCCGGAACAGGTGGTTTAAATCTGAAATCCGGCGATATTATCGGATTAGAAAAGTCCTATGCAGAGTTTTTAAGCCTTCTGTACACCCTCAATAAATAGAAAGCCTGGAATTCAAAGCCGACAGAGATTAAAGTTAAACAATAGTTTGAAATTTTTCTCTCTGCCTCTCAGTGATTTACCGTTTTATATTACGAAATTG includes:
- a CDS encoding OmpH family outer membrane protein, with translation MKKLSVLFAAVIMVVSVSMAKAQKLATVDVMGVLNAMPEKKKADAEIKTFLDTKQAEIKKKADAGQAKLKLYSEEAPKKTADENKAREGELQKIQEEIAQMQEKAQKDLQGKQDVAFGPIEKKLNDAIEKVAKANGYEFIMDANSAAFVYKGGADATAAVKKELGVN
- a CDS encoding OmpH family outer membrane protein gives rise to the protein MKSFKIIFTFVSLLLFGISNAQKVGIVDTEYILNKLPQYKESEARLNSQIDTWQSELQNLQSEYERKKSAFESEKVLLIGDQLKLREKEVMDLDKNIKTTTSLRFGVNGEITKLRTNLVVPFQDQIWGAVKTVFEKNGLGIVIDKSNTNVIIHQPRYDYTEKVLDVLLKGSKAADKKEKNSSKSKK
- a CDS encoding acyl-CoA thioesterase, which gives rise to MEKEVSTTVKVRFSDCDPIGHLNNVKYLDYMFNAREDHVETFYGFTYEEYTKKTGCTWIAIQNEIAYLKEVRYNIQVVISSKTIEINERTAKVEILMKSLDEKTVHAVLWVTVIYFNLKTRKSEIHPEDIKETFHKFYVDLEQKDFQPRVKFLRSQNAKNS
- the rfbD gene encoding dTDP-4-dehydrorhamnose reductase: MSKIIKLQMTKIAVIGSNGQLGNCIRKIAPDFENTYEFIFTDSQTLDITNEDQVNDFFYDNKPDYCINASAYTAVDLAEKESDKAFAVNADGVGYLAQACADQKCILIHVSTDYVFDGDTNLSYSEDDFTNPTGVYGESKRKGEELALEINPKTIILRTSWLYSEFNKNFVKTMLNLFSQKAELGIVADQFGQPTNANDLAEAILDIIGNPNKTFGIFHFSNYPETTWFEFAKKIAEFSNSSVQLNPLTTEQYPTPAKRPARSTMALDKIEEVYKIELRHWENSLEESVRILIQQ